The genomic window GCGCGCCATGCGAAACGGGGCCGTCACCCTGCTCGAAAAGCCGTGCAACGAAAACGAACTGTGGGAGGCGATCCGCGACTCCCTGGCCGCTGATCGCGAGGCATGGCAATTGGAACTGCAGCGGATCGACACGCAGGCGCGACTCCGCTTGATGTCCGAGAAGGAGCGGCAAGTGCTCGACTGCATGATTGCCGGGGACGCCAACAAGGTGACGGCCCGCAAGCTTGACGTCAGCGTCCGCACCGTCGAGAACCACCGGCGGAAAGTGTTCGAAAAGATGGGGGTCGACTCCGTCGCCGAACTGGTGCGGCTGGTGCTGCTGGCCGAGCCGGGCGAGTCGTGATCGCTTCTTGGCCTCGCCCGGGGGGGTGAGCGGTCGCTTGCCGGCAGCGCGCCGGGCC from Pirellulales bacterium includes these protein-coding regions:
- a CDS encoding response regulator transcription factor, which translates into the protein MTDHAVVYAIDDDAASRKAVTALVGALGVEAVGFSSAEEFLSAYQGRRPAVIVTDVRMLGMSGVELQEELHRRGVAIPVIVMTAYASTQLTVRAMRNGAVTLLEKPCNENELWEAIRDSLAADREAWQLELQRIDTQARLRLMSEKERQVLDCMIAGDANKVTARKLDVSVRTVENHRRKVFEKMGVDSVAELVRLVLLAEPGES